GCGCGATGAGGCCGAGGAGGTCGCACTGACTCGCTTCGTCCACGATGACGACATCGAAGCACGTGGCGGTAGGGTCCATCTGTTCAGCTACGCGCGCAAGCGGCATGATCCAAACGGGGACGGCATCTTTCGCCCGTGCGAGTAGCCGCGCGGCTTCGGCTCGAAGTCTCGGCGCCGAGCGACCTGTCCCCTTGCCCAGTCGCCGCATCGTGTTCAGCCAGCCGACGAGCGCTTGCCTTTGCTCCGGCGTGGTTTTCCCGATGCGATATGCCCAGGTGCGGCAGTTCACAAGCTCGGCGGTGATCCTGTGAAGTTGCTTCATGCACTGTTCAAGCCGGTTTTGAATCTCCTGGATGGACGTCTCGGAACGATGAACGAGTTCCTGATGCAGTTGTCGCCAGAGCCAGGCGGCTTCAGGATCACCGGGAAGCGCATCACCTCCGTGCACACCGCGCCGCGCGCGAATGGCTTCGGCCCAGGCGGGAGCGAATCGGGAGAGCCGTTCGAGCAACTCCTCGCGGCGTCGAAGGTGGACGTATTTCTCGTAGAGCTTGCAAAGCCGCGCGTAGGCCGCACGATAACGGGCTGGGTCACGACCGGCGAGCGCATCGCGGAGGGCTGCGGCGGCCGTGCCGGGAGAGGGTTCACCGAGGCGATTCCTCGCTTCCTGAATGCGCTGCTTGGCATCGCGGTGGTGGAGAAGAAGGATCATGGCGGTCAAGGCCCGGGGCAAGGCATCCGACAGAAACTCTCCGAGTCCGCGCAGGCGGTGTTCCGCATCCTGCGGCAGCGAAATTTCTCCGCAAGCGCGATCCCAGTGGAAGCCAAGCGGGAGAAGCCTTTCCTGTAAACGAGCAATTTCTTCCTTCACCGACAGCAGCCGGCGGATGCGCGAAGCACGCTGGCGAATTTCGTTCTCGGGCTGCGGACCGAGATCATCGGCCGAAGGGCCGCCGTGCTGAGTGATGAGATACCCCCAGGCGTTACGGAGCTGCTGGCGCTGCCTCTGGATCGCCGCCTCTGCCGCGAGCGCCTGGAAGTGCTCGACCATCCGGGGCTGTCCGGAGGCGACGCGCGCGGATTTGACAAAGCGACGATGCTGAGGAGGCCAGAGAGTATCCCACCATGACAGTCGCCCGCCCTGTCGCTTCGCAGTTTCGGCAAGCCTGTTAGATGTTTGCTCGTGCTCTTCCCATGTCCCATCGGAAGGAAGGGAGGGTCGGTGGGCGATGAGGAGGTGAGCGTTGTCGCGCTGCAATTGCAGGAGCGCTTCGGCGGGGCTGAACAGATGCCGGTCAATCAGAGCCGCTTCTGATGATTCGATCATAACCAGCTCCCACTGCTCAGCGGTCAAAAGTAATTTTCCAAGCTCACGAGCTGCATTTGCCAGTCCTTCAAGGACAGGGATGTCCTGTAGTCCAGGCCCCTTGTGCCACCACACCTTGTGGTGGCCTTCGGGCGACTCTCGCAGAAGATCCGTCAGTTCCTGGAAATGGTCGGGGTCGAGAAGCGTCTTCGGATCAGGAAGCGCCGCGCGAAGTTCGCGCTCCTCCTCTTCCGGCAAATCGCGGTTGAGCCGATAGAGTTCGGCGAGTTCCGCCGCGCTGAGCGGCAAAGGTGCTCCTGGCTCAACAGGCTCCGGAATCCAGTCATACTGCCCCACGCCTTCGGCGACGTGACGAGCCGCCTCTGACGGAGCATATTCTCGACCGGCGATGACAATCGGGCGATATTCGCTGCCAATGGCCTCGACCAGCCGGGTTCGCAGACTGGCGATCTCGCGGAGCAGTTCCTCTCGTTGCTTTGTCAGGTTATCTGCTCGTCGGTGCAAAGACGAGGGATCCTCGTTCAATCGGTTTGTGATGGCCATGACGGCTTCTTCTAACTGCTGGCGACTGGCGAGATCGTCGTCCAGGACCGACACGGCGAGCGGGCGCAGCGGTTGAGAGATGTGCTCGCGCACGACGCGCAGCGCCTTGGAGGTATAGGCGGTCACGAGCACCGACTTGCCCTCGGCCAAAAGATGCCCGATCAGATTGGCGATGGTATGAGTCTTGCCCGTCCCCGGAGGGCCTTGAACGAGAACGCATCCATAGCGCTTGAGGCGCGCGGCGATTTGAAGTTGCTCATGATTCCAGGGCTTGGTGAAAAAGATGTCCCGCAGGATGCCGAGATCGTTTTTCTGTGGATGCAGATCGGAGGAATCATCCCTTGGCTCCTCAGGCTGAACGCCTACAACCGAACACAACGCTGCCGGAGGATCGTCGCGCCGTTCGAGGTCCTCAATCACCCGCTCCACGGCCCGCATATAGCCTTGCGTGCGCGGCAAGAGCAACAATACAGGTGAGCGCCAGATTCGTGGCGGGTGAGGGCCGGAGACCTTCTGCGGCTCGACGGGCTCATCGGTGAATTCGCCATCGGGAGCAAGGCGAGGTGCCAGGCTTTTGAGAAATGCCGTCGTATTGGGTCCCTCAAGGGGATGGAGGAAACGAGCACCTTGTGTGACTTCCTCGTGGATGGAGGAAAGCACCGTTGGGTTGGTGAGCGGCGCGTCGCGCAGGATGGTGGTACGGAGTTCGGGGTTGCGATCGGTCTCCCGAATGATGAACTCGGGGACATCCGGCTTGAACTCCAGTTGTACGGGCATCACGAGCAGTGGGAAATGGATGGATCGTTCTTGTGATCCATCGCTCCACCGCCAGAACAGGATGCCGTCGGCCAACGCCAGTTCATAGCGTTCTCCCTCGCGTTGCAATTCGGCGTAAAGCTCGTAAAAGCGCTCGTAAATCTCCATCGCCTTGCGAGCCGGTTGCTCTTGTTGGGCCCAGTTGCGCCAGCGCTCACGCCAATTGTGCCAATCGCGAACGCGGTCTGGGTTTTGCTCGAAACGCTCGACACGGGAGGTACCGTCCGGATCGGAGATGCTCCGCTCGGTGAGCACTCCAGGTTCTTTGAGGGGGTCGTCATACGGACCCTCCAGCCAGCCTTCGAGGGAAGGCAGAAGCGCGGGCGGTCGGGAGAGACGCGGCCGACGAATGCGCATGAGAACCTCTGGGCCATCGTTCCCCTCGTCTTCTCGCCCATCATCAGCGGTGATGCGAAGCACGGCGATGCTCGAATGCGCGGGTAGTTCCTCAAGCCACAGCTTCCAGCCCACACGATCGAGGTCGCGGGTGGGAGGGAAACGGATGGCCGCGTATTCTTTGAGGAATCGAATAAGTCGCTTCGTCCTCTCGTGCGCTGCCATAAGCATCTCACATTCCTCCTTCTCTCCGTCTCGTTTTATCCCACCACCTCGAATCGAGGAAGGGGGAACAACCTTGCGGCAAGGTATCTTCAAGCCTCTTTCGCGGCTTGCCCTTTCTCCGCGCGGCCTGGCCGAAGGACAGTGGACTACCCTTGGGACGACGCCTCAACCCTTCGCCGCCGCAGCCTAACGCGCACACGTTAATTGAGCCGACGGGCATAACCGGCCTCCCGAAAGTTCGAGCTATTGACGTCCACGAAGAAGAAGGCGTCACCGCCTTTGATGACGATGATGGTGTGCGTTTGCGGAGTCGGGTAGAGGTAGAACAAGAACCCCGCGCCGCTGGAATCCACCGTGTATGTCCCGCCGAACCTGAAGGTCTGCGTCCCCGTGAAGAGCGTCCGCGATTGCTGAACCCCCGTGAAGTTGCCACTGCCATCGAAGGTGAAGATGCCAATGGCGCTCTGGACATTAGTGCGGCCGAAATCATACGAAGCCCCCGTTGAGGAGAAGATGTAGTCACCGCGAAGCAGATAGTTGACCTGACGGGTAGATGTCTCTGTAGAGGGCTGGAGCGGCTGTTCCTGGGTCAAGGCCTGACACAGCTCGAAGATGTTCTCCGAGATGCCCTCTGCTTTCAGGTCCTTCCCCCTGTTGGCTTGAAGGAGCGCAGGCGTTCTGACCGACGACTCGGAATACATTGGACGGTCACTTGCGACTATGGCAGCCATCGCTAAGAGGAAGAAGCTGAGAAATGCAAATCTCCTCATAAACGTCTCTCCTTCACGTTGGAGTCAATGGCCCGTGAGCCGCCGCCGCGAGGGTGAAGGAATATGGGCTCCGGCTCACGGGAATTCAGGACGCGGGCGCGCCCTTAGTAGTGGTTCATGACGCCCAGGGACTCACAACACCATCCTTGGAAGCCCCCTCTCAATACAGCTATGGAGAATCCACTCACCTTCAGAAGCGTTTCCGCTGATCCACGATTCGTAAGGTCGCCACTTCCCATCAGCTCCCCGCCAGAGATAGATCGTCTCGCCGCAATTGAAGCACCGCTTGAGATAGCCCCTTGGGCCCTGCTCATAAGCGTCATACGTTCTAAGCCTGATGGTTCTCTCCTGCATGGTCACAGATGCCATTGGCTGGGGGATGCATCCGACATTGCCCCAAGGCGCCGAACGCATCCCGCAGTGGACTTTCCTTTACTGTCGAAGGCGGAGAGAAAAATTGTAGAGGCTCAGCGAACCTAACCGATGCGACGACCCCGTCAGCGAGCTTCCGTCATTGCCCGTGAAACTATAAAAGGTGAACGAACCGAGCCGCTGCGTCATCCCTCTGACTGAACTACCGTCGTTTGCAAAGAAGCTGTAGAAGGTCAGCGGATCGCTCCGATAGGAAGAGCCCCAGATCGAGCGACCGGTGTTGTCCGAGAAGCTGTAGAGTGTAAGCGATCCCACCTCGTGTGAGGACCCTGAGATCATGCTCCCATTACTCCCGTAAAGCGTGGTGAAGGTCGAAGAGCCCAGCCGGTAAGAGGATCCCCAGTAGTTTCGACTGTCCTGAGCCCAAGCCACGCTCGCCGTCAGGAGCGTGCCGAGGGTCACAGCCATCAATGTTCTCCGTCTCGTGATCATCGTCCACCTCCTCGAAAGTTTTCGTACCGCTTCCACCCGAGAAAAGACAGAAAATGCGGGAAAAGGTTTAGTCGGCCGTGAAGGTTCCGCAAAATTCTCCCCTCGACGGAGGCGGTCCAAATTTAGCCTGGGGCGAGCGCAAGCGATCCCCCAGGACCGTTCGAGATCAAACCCATTCCACACGCGAACCCGCGCGAGCGGGCGGCCCATGCGGTTGAATCACACCAGGTGTTGCCGGGCATGCGAACGGCGACCGGAGGGGTCGCCCCCTTCGGGGACCTGGGAGGAATTGTCGGGCGCCAGTCCTCTTGGGGCTCAATCGCCCACTGCCGCAGGCTCAGTACCGGATCGGTCAACCGGTGTTGGGAACGGTTGTAATCCGACAAACCGGCGGATTTGCAGGCTCGCTAGGGAATACCTCGACCTCAACCTGCGGATTCGCCCTCGGGTGAGACTCGATCGCCTGCGACTGCAGGCACAATCCGGAATGACCGAGAATGGGCGTCAAGAGACGCCAACTTGTCGTCGGGGTATGGTGAACGTTCCGGGATCAGGGCGGCCCCAAGGTGCTCTGAGGATATGTCGTGCCAGCCCGGTCAGTCCCGGCAAGGCGCCGGGCCGGCTCCGATTACCCATCAGTTCTTCGCATACCGCGTTGTCTTGATCCCCCCACGCTTGCCTTGAGACGCATAGCGCTACCCCCTGCGCGAGCCAGAGACCCGTGCCGGGGGCTTTTCCGTCGTTCACCGCTTAAGGATGAAGGTCCCATCACCCTTACCTAGCAGCGCGGTCAGCTCTCCCAGGGGCGACCCCACGACAACGACATCGAGCAGACCATCATTATTGAAATCCCCAAGAGTAAGCGAGGTTGGATTGGGAGTCATCACTGACATTCTTCGAACATTTCGTTGCACGACCTGTCCCTGCTGCACGTGAACGAGCGAAACCTCGCCCAGGGAGAGATGTACCGTGGCAATTCCCGGCGTCTCTCGAACAAACTCTCCGGTTACCAGGGCCACCGGATTCTCACTAAGCGAAATCTCAGTGCGAGTGAAGATGAGGGACCGAGAGACTCCTGATCGTGAGAGCAGAAGCGACAGCCCATCCCCGTTGAAGTTTGCTGCGACTAGATCAGGACGACCATCCCGATTAAAGTCGGCGACAGCCAGCGCCACCGGGGCCTCTCCCACAGGAATTCGTTCAACTTCTCCGAACGTCCCTTTTCCGTCGCCGAAGAGGAGTGAGACTTCGTTTGAGAGCATGTTCGTCACGGCGAGGTCAAGGGCGCCGTCGAGGTTGAAATCGGCCGTCACAATCGCACTCGGCCCCTGACCAAGAAGAGGGATGCTCAACGCTTCGTGGAATCGGCCATCTCCCCGGCCGAGCAGAACCGTGACGTTGTTCGAGACGAAGTTGGCGACGGCCACATCGAGTCGGCCATCTCCATTGAAATCGCCCATCGCCAGGGAGGATGGATTCTCGCCCTCATTCAGGGAAAGCGTGGAAACCCGACCAAATGTGCCATCGCCGTTTCCGAGAGCCACCGACAAGGTACTGGAGAGGTAATTGGCCGCCACCCAGTCTGTCTTCCCATCCTGGTTGATGTCGCCGACCGCCAGAGCGATCGGACCCTGGCCCACGGCGTAGAAGCGGAATCGTTGAAATCTTCCATCCCCCTTGCCCAGGTAGACCCACACCAGGTCATTGGCATAGTCGGTGACGAGCACTCCCATGTTATTGGCGGTCTCAAGCGCCTCGCCCAGTCCTTCGGTCCGCGACGCCTGTCCGCTTGTCAGGGAGAAAGAAACAGCTCCCACCGTCATCAGGTTCTGGCACATCCCGCCCGGCGTCGTCGGACATGAGTCGCATGCATTTCTCACGCCATCGCCGTCGTTGTCGGGAAATGGGCAATCTGGGCTCTGGCCCGTACATTCTTCACTCGCCTGGCAATCATCTCCAGGGTGACAGGGGGTCCCCGCACTCTTCAGCGGATGGCTGCACGAACCGTTGCTGCAAACATCATCAGTACACGTCTTCCCATCATCGGTGCAGGCCGTTCCGTTCGCCCTATTGGTGAACGAGGTCTGGGACGTACCTGGAGTGCAAGCTTGACATTCGTTCTGGGGGTTACTCTGTCCGCTCGTGTAGCATGTCTCGTTGATCAAACAATTCCCCGACTGGATCGGATGGGTGCACGAGCCGGCCTGGCACACGTCCTCAGTACACGTCTTCCCATCATCGGTGCAGGCCGTGCCATTCGGCTTGCTGGTGAACGAGGTCTGTGACTGGCCCGGATTACAGGCTTGACACTCGTTGTGGGGGTCACTCTCCCCGCTCGTGTAGCATGTGTTCCCGATCAAACAACTCCCCGAGTTGATCTGATTCTGACACTTATATGTGCTATCACCCGTTGACTGGCATGTGTCAGTGGTGCAGCTTAAACCATCGTCGCAATTGGGCGGGCTGCCGGCTACGCAAACCCCACTCTGACACGAATCGTTCTGCGTGCACCCGTTACTGTCAGCGTTGCAGGGCGTGCCATTTTGCTTGAACTGGTCCGCCGGACACTGGGCGCTCGATCCCGTGCAGGCCTCGGCCTCATCGCATGCCCCCGCAGCCTCACGACAAACGGTGCCCTGTGACTTCAACTGGTCCGCCGGACACTGGGCGCTCGATCCCGTGCAGTATTCAGCGACATCACACTGTCCCCCAGCCGCACGACAGAGAGTGGTACTACTTGCAAACTGGCAAGAGGATGTGCAGCAAGAGCCTAGCTGTCCATTGCTTGATCCGAGATCGCACGCCTCGCCCAATTCGAGCAGACCATTACCGCAAACGCTCACGCTTTCGCAAAAGATGGTAACATTGGCCACACTATCTTGAGCCGAGCCGTCCTTGTACTCTGAGGAATCATCGCTGTTATCAAAGATATCGCTCCCATCTTGTCCGTATAAGCTGTCGGCCCCAACACCCCCCTTGAGCTTATCGTCGCCATTACCACCATAGAGCGTATCGTTACCTTGTCCTCCGGAGAGCGAATCATCGCCCTCGCCGCCAGTGAGCGTATCTATACCCTCTCCTCCAGTGAGGCAATCACTCCCCGCCCCACCATCGAGATCATCCGTGCCGCCCTCACCATGCAGAATGTCGCCGCCGTCGCCGCCCTGAATCCGATCATTACCACCTTGTCCGAAGATCGTGTCGTTGCCAGCTTCTCCGCGGATGTTGTCATTACCGTTCCCACCGGTGATCGTATCACTGCCATCGCCGCCCCAAATCTCGTTATTGCCGGCTCCGCCGTCAATCGTATCGTCACCGCTGTCGCCGTAGATATTATCGTTGCCAGCGTCACCAAAGATTTGGTCGTTTCCCTCGCTGCCTCTGATCTCCTGATCGTTCCCTGCGCCGCCACGAATAACGTCATCACCAGGACCACCATCGATCTTGTTGTCGTTGCCAGGACCGCCGTCAATCGTGTCGTCGCCGCTGCCGCCCGTGATCTTATCCTCGCCAGCGAGGCCATTGATCGTGAGGTTGCTCGTAGATGAGGAGCAATCAATGGTGTCATCATGCACTGTGCCCGTGATCGTAGTACCGCTAATAGTGACCCCAGTGGACACGGTACAACTAACGGTTTGGGCTAATGCTAAGACGGCTAGGTTGGGTCCTCTGGTCGGCTGTCCGAAGAGCACCCAAGTTGCTGCTCCGAGTATCAGCAAAAAGGGGACGGTCCTCCCGTGCCGTCGTGGCCGACGATATCGGTCGGGCCAGCCCCACAATCGTGAGGTTATATCAGGGATGGTGAAGCGCATTTCTCTTCCCTCCTTTTACTCGCAAAATTTTCCCGCAGCTTTGACCCTGCCGGTTTGGAGGAAGCTCTAAAGGACCGCAAGTCAGGGGATGCTCAGGGAGCTGGAGGGCGTCATTTCAGCATCAGGGAACTCACCACCTCACGGCGCCTACACCCTATATTCCCACTCTCTTCACTCCGGCCCGACTACTCCTTTTGGCCTGGCTTATCTCCTCCTTTTGCCGGAGCTAGTATACGCACAGGGCTCGAAAAGTCAAGGAAAGTTTTGAAGATGAGGGAATTCTCTATCCTCAAAAAACTGCCGCCCGCCATGACTGTCGCTAAGGGCGACTCCTCCGAAAATCACGGGATTGCAATAGACGCCTGCGGAGTAAGAGGTTGGGTTGAATGCTTGGTTCGAGGCATAATGTCGGGCACGGTCAGGGCTCACGGCCGGGGACAGTGCGCGAGGGGTATATTTTGTGTCAGACGTTCGTAAGGTATAATCCGGAGCGTGGTCGGTGGGGAGAAAGCGAATGAAGCGATCCTGCGGGAACTCGGGCAAGGGCTGAACGTCCAAGAAAACTTCCGCTTGCTCTTCGAGCGCTACTACGGCCCAATCTACCGGTTCTTCCGGAGGAAAGGGATGTCGCCGGAGGATGCTCGAGACCTCACCCAAGAGGTCTTTTTTTCTGTCTATAGAGGAATGGGCGAGCTTCGCGAAAGCGCCCGGTTCGAGAAGTGGTTATATAGGATCGCCAAGAACACATACATCAACGAGATGGAACGACGAGGGGCGAAGAA
This portion of the Blastocatellia bacterium genome encodes:
- a CDS encoding AAA domain-containing protein — translated: MLMAAHERTKRLIRFLKEYAAIRFPPTRDLDRVGWKLWLEELPAHSSIAVLRITADDGREDEGNDGPEVLMRIRRPRLSRPPALLPSLEGWLEGPYDDPLKEPGVLTERSISDPDGTSRVERFEQNPDRVRDWHNWRERWRNWAQQEQPARKAMEIYERFYELYAELQREGERYELALADGILFWRWSDGSQERSIHFPLLVMPVQLEFKPDVPEFIIRETDRNPELRTTILRDAPLTNPTVLSSIHEEVTQGARFLHPLEGPNTTAFLKSLAPRLAPDGEFTDEPVEPQKVSGPHPPRIWRSPVLLLLPRTQGYMRAVERVIEDLERRDDPPAALCSVVGVQPEEPRDDSSDLHPQKNDLGILRDIFFTKPWNHEQLQIAARLKRYGCVLVQGPPGTGKTHTIANLIGHLLAEGKSVLVTAYTSKALRVVREHISQPLRPLAVSVLDDDLASRQQLEEAVMAITNRLNEDPSSLHRRADNLTKQREELLREIASLRTRLVEAIGSEYRPIVIAGREYAPSEAARHVAEGVGQYDWIPEPVEPGAPLPLSAAELAELYRLNRDLPEEEERELRAALPDPKTLLDPDHFQELTDLLRESPEGHHKVWWHKGPGLQDIPVLEGLANAARELGKLLLTAEQWELVMIESSEAALIDRHLFSPAEALLQLQRDNAHLLIAHRPSLPSDGTWEEHEQTSNRLAETAKRQGGRLSWWDTLWPPQHRRFVKSARVASGQPRMVEHFQALAAEAAIQRQRQQLRNAWGYLITQHGGPSADDLGPQPENEIRQRASRIRRLLSVKEEIARLQERLLPLGFHWDRACGEISLPQDAEHRLRGLGEFLSDALPRALTAMILLLHHRDAKQRIQEARNRLGEPSPGTAAAALRDALAGRDPARYRAAYARLCKLYEKYVHLRRREELLERLSRFAPAWAEAIRARRGVHGGDALPGDPEAAWLWRQLHQELVHRSETSIQEIQNRLEQCMKQLHRITAELVNCRTWAYRIGKTTPEQRQALVGWLNTMRRLGKGTGRSAPRLRAEAARLLARAKDAVPVWIMPLARVAEQMDPTATCFDVVIVDEASQCDLLGLIALYLGDQVVVVGDHEQVSPEGVGQELRAIERLQAEYLRGIPNAHLYDGRRSIYDLARESFGGALMLTEHFRCVPEIIAFSNRLCYGGRIRPLRESGSVPLKPAVVPHRVRGTAHAKVNEEEAETIAALILAMLDHPTYDGKTIGVISMVGDEQAKLIERLVRQVCLNDPELERKLEERRLLCGNPAQFQGDERDVVLISLVDGPSPEGPLPLRNDDRFKQRFNVAASRARDQLWVVYSLDPATDLKEGDLRRELIEFARWAYKSPEELLHGIGAEAERTESPFEREVLEWLSAKGYRVRAQWPVGSYRIDLVVEGEGGRVAIECDGDRWHPMEKIPEDLERQAVLERLGWRFIRIRGSEFYRDREATMARVVQELGRLGIRPRGRFSAPEDEGDDAPPHPLVEEIIRMAENIKAGERPEAIASCRPVHSDAGTSELSLAAPPARRSTSRPDIQPSSGEGRPAVPVQSIELFSSTSQPWDNSHADQESRSRGPLSADDREELRALLLAERDRLLSIYRKLTEGFHQLRTEAIEERDVIVYSSSRANTSANTYELEKVLAVLSLLEEQIPSLEAALRRLDTEDYGICARCREPIPIERLRAIPSAERCIKCQARVEAVRERRRAQEKGDSRQVKEFFLLPEM
- a CDS encoding VCBS repeat-containing protein, which translates into the protein MCQNLMTVGAVSFSLTSGQASRTEGLGEALETANNMGVLVTDYANDLVWVYLGKGDGRFQRFRFYAVGQGPIALAVGDINQDGKTDWVAANYLSSTLSVALGNGDGTFGRVSTLSLNEGENPSSLAMGDFNGDGRLDVAVANFVSNNVTVLLGRGDGRFHEALSIPLLGQGPSAIVTADFNLDGALDLAVTNMLSNEVSLLFGDGKGTFGEVERIPVGEAPVALAVADFNRDGRPDLVAANFNGDGLSLLLSRSGVSRSLIFTRTEISLSENPVALVTGEFVRETPGIATVHLSLGEVSLVHVQQGQVVQRNVRRMSVMTPNPTSLTLGDFNNDGLLDVVVVGSPLGELTALLGKGDGTFILKR